The Bubalus bubalis isolate 160015118507 breed Murrah chromosome 2, NDDB_SH_1, whole genome shotgun sequence genome includes the window TGCGTGTCCACAAGAAGCCACTAGGAAGGAGTGAGGCCCCTCTCTCCAGCTCTGAGGTCCCCTCCAAGGCCACAGTAGGAGCCCCTGATGGGGGCCAGGGGGTACAGCAGAGATGCAGTTGGCAGTGCCCTGGCCCAGCACCAGAGCGCAGCAGAGACACAGCGGGAGCTGGGAGCCAGTAGTTGCATCCCGGCCCAGTGGGGACTGGAGGAATGTGTGCCCTGTGCAGGGGCAGCAGCATGCTTGCACTCAGATTTGATGGCTCACCAGATTCCAGTGATAAGCTCAGTGCCAGTCTAGACATAGTACATGTCTGGGCATATGCCCTAGGCACAGCCCTGTCCCCCTGAGGAGCTCAGGGGAGCCTCCATCAGTCCACTCCTCTGTGAACAAGCCAGGATTCCCTCTTTCCAGAGTTGGTGGACAGAGGGCAGAGGGTAAAGGAGCACCTCTACCCCCTGACAtgccctccctgtctctctccacaGCTCATCAGCGATGGCAGTGTGGTCTGTGCCGAAGCGCTCTGGGACCATGTCACCATGGATGACCAGGAACTGGGCTTCAAAGCTGGAGATGTCATCGAAGTGATGGACGCCACCAACAGAGAGTGGTGGTGGGGCCGTGTCGCTGACGGCGAGGGCTGGTTTCCAGCGAACTTTGTGCGGGTATGGCACTGGCCCTGGCTTTTCCTAGACCTGAGAAGAGCCAGCAGCGGGCTCTGAAACACAAGCCTGCATCTGCTCTGGGGTCTTAGGTGCTGGATGTGGATGTCTCACCCATGGGTGGGACTGCAAGCTCAGGGCTGGGTGAGCTTCCCAGGAAGCCCAGCCTGGGAATTGAGACACAGCCTTCCTCCTGCGCCACCACCAACTGCACCTAACCCCTGCCCTCTCTCCAGGAGTCCTCAGTGGCCAGAGAAGAATGGGTCAGAAATGATGGGTCCCTCTGGGGGCAGAGGGTCTGCATGTTAGAATACCACTGCCACAGGCAGCTGGGCCTCCCCGATTTCCAGAAGCTGTGCAGACCATCTGCGCAGACCCTCAGCCTGGACTCTGGGAACTGTCACTACACCTAGGGAACTGAGGCAAGAACAAGCTCAGTCTTTAACCCGGGAGATCACAGGGAGCAAACCCAGACCTAAGGCAGCGTTTGGTCTCCAGGGAAGGAATCCTGGTGCAGCGTCCGAAAGGTCAGGcagagggcagtggggaggggaggccccAGGCCCTTAGGTTCATTGCTTCTCTTGCCCCAGACTTCCTGGGTTAACAGCCCTCTCTGCCCCCTGAGCCTTTCCTAGTTACAGTCTCAGAGCCAGCAAGGCCACATCACCTGTCCACTTGCTTCACAGCCCCCAGTAGGCCCAGTGTGAGCAGGTGCTGGCAGAACCCCTGTAGTGAGCATCTGCACCGTTCTAGCCTCTGTGCTGGCAGAGCCGAACGTAAGGGAGAAAATGGGGACTGGGTACCCGCCTTCGGACCTGCCCTCCCCTGTCCCTCTGGGCACTACTCAGGTGATGCGGGAGCTTCCTGCCCCTGTGATGCTGTGAGTCCTCTGAGTGTCAGTTCCCTGCCATCAGCGTGTGGGATGCTGGGGGGACTCTGACTGGCTGTGTTGCCTGCAGCTGCGGGTGAACCAGGACGAGCCTGCAGACGATGAGGCGCTGGGGCCTGGGCACCAAGGGACTGGGGATGGCGGGGGCACCGAGGCGCAGGGCAGCAGGGACCAGATGCGGACCAATGTCATCAATGAGATCCTCAGCACGGAGCGAGACTACATCAAGCACCTGCGGGACATCTGCGAGGTGAGGCTGCTGGCAGGTGGGcgggctggtggggtgggggcccaCAGGGGGAGCCTGACCACCCGCACCCCCAGGGGTACCTCAGGCAGTGCCGCAAGCGGGCAGACATGTTCAGCGAGGAGCAGCTGCGCACCATCTTCGGGAACATCGAGGACATATACAGGTGCCAGAAGGCCTTTGTGAAGGCGCTGGAGCAGAAGTTCAACCGGGAGCGGCCGCACCTGAGCGAGCTGGGTGCCTGCTTCCTGGAGCACGTGAGCACACTGGCCCCAGGCCCCGGGCCGCAAGCCCTCCCCGGGCAGCAGCCCCTGCTCTGCCCCTCTCTGCCGGGGGCTCGCCCTACCCCACCAGCCCTGGCCCCAACTTTCCTCTCCCTTCTACTGTTTCACAAGTGTCACCACTTCTGGGGGTCAGCGTGGGGTGAGGCCCAAGGAAGAGAACGCTCCTTGGAGCAGGAGGGCCTAGGCTTCAGCCTTGAAAGGAACTGCCTGGGGCAGAGGCGGGCTGGGCACCCTAAGGACATTCCTAGCAAATTCTGGGGTTCCTCACACAGTAAGTGCACTGAAATTTGGGTTGAAGTAATTCTTATTTCCACTCTAAACGCTGGTTGACATTTAGCCAAGGTTCATTGGACTGGTCCGGGGTAGATGGACTCATTTTTATCCCTCTCCTGTGGCAGTCACACAAGGTTGAGCAGAAGATGCCTTGGCCAGCCCATCAAGGACAACCTGTGTTCCTTTCTGGCTACTAgcagtgtggggtggggaggccctGCCACCTCTTGCCAGTGGCAGGTGGACAGCTGAGGAGGGAGACCTCAGGAGCAGGTGGTGCATCTGGGCACCTGAGCGGCTGTGGATCTGGGTCCATTTATCAACAGGCAGAGTTGTGATGGGAAGTGGGAACTAGGGCAGGTCTAACAAGGCACGCTATCAGCATTACCCAGTGTGACCGTCACAGCGGCCTGTCAGGCAGCCAGCTGCTGCCACCTTCCTTTCCCACCTGAGTTCATGAAGTCCTAGGCTGCTAAATGCCAGCCCTGGTCTCCTTCTGACTCCAGGTAGATGAAAGatacacacaaaaacagacacaatgAGTCTCCCGTAGGACACATGTGCAACATGGATATGTCTGTGTCACGTGGTGTTGAAAAAAGAAGTTGACAGTGGCTGTCTTCAGATGTGAAGCCAGAGCTTTgtaaggaagaaacaaaatactGGGCTGAGAAGAAAGACAGCCTAGGAGGCACAGCCATTGGCCCGGCACCCATTTCATCTcaatctccctctctctcctttttgaCCTTTCGTATTAGTATCATTGATTTCACCCCAGTACCTGGCATACTGTCAGAATATCTGCTGAGAGCCCAGGAGATAGAGCCAACTAGCAACAGGCACTCTGTACCTGAGTTTTCTGGGGTCTTTCATGTCCTTGGGCATGATTCTGCATAGCTTGTGCCCAAAGAGGCAGGTAGACAGAGCCTGAATCCCCTGCACTCTCTCCCACCCCTTTCCCAACACTGCCCATGGCCTGGGGGAGCAGGAGACTGTCTTCTCACCCTGAGCTCTGCCTGCAGCAAGCAGACTTCCAGATCTACTCAGAGTACTGCAACAACCACCCTAATGCCTGCGTGGAGCTCTCACGCCTCGCCAAGCTCAGCAAGTATGTGTACTTCTTCGAGGCCTGCCGGCTGCTACAGAAGATGATTGACATCTCCCTGGATGGCTTCTTGCTGACGCCCGTGCAGAAGATCTGCAAGTACCCTCTGCAACTGGCAGAGCTGCTCAAGTACACACACCCCCAGCACAGGTAGGAGGGtgctgggggagaggggtggcTCTCCAGGCCTTGGGTCTGCCCCTTTGTTGAGGCTCATAGTGTGCTGGGCAATGCTGCAGGGATTGGGGCAACAGCACAGGCTTAAAATATCTAACAGTCCCTGCCTTCATAAGCTATCCTTGATGTGAAGGAAGAGGGCATGAGTAGGATATAAAGTTCTGCTCTGTGCCTCCTTTATGGAGAAGATGGGAGTGTGCACTTGACAAGTGGAGAAATGGCCCGGGGCAGAGCCTTCGAGGGAAGCAGCTCCACAGGGGGCTCCAGGATGTTCCCAGCCCTTCTGTGCTCTTGATCCAGTAAGCCCTCTGCTGTCTCTGTTTGGCCCCAGGGATTTCAAGGACGTGGAAGCTGCCTTACATGCCATGAAGAATGTGGCCCAGCTCATCAATGAACGGAAACGGAGACTTGAAAACATCGACAAGATTGCTCAGTGGCAAAGCTCTATAGAGGATTGGGAGGTGAGGATCCAATACCTCAGAAAATACCAAAGGGCTTGGCCCTGGCATTAAAACCATGCTTGCCCCTGAGAAATCGTAAGAGTGAGCTGAAGCAGGGCGCCACACTCCTGGGAACCAGCAAACAGTGTCAGGAGGGAGAGCTGGGCTTCTGCTGGGCCAGCCCGGCCCTTCTCCAAGCACCAAGCCTCAGGCGCTGCTCCCAGAGAAGGCTTGCTGGCCTCCTTCCTGGTGAAGGGCTCAGGACACGTGTAATACGCCACATGCTCCTCCCAGGGTGCAACCAACCAGCCTCCAGGGACACGCTGGGCCCCCAAGTTTGAGTTAACTACTGGGGTTCTCAACAGAAGTGGTCAGGTTTGCCACAGCATGACCAGAAACAGATTGCCACCAGTCAGAGCCTCTCGGTTCTGTTTTCTGGGCACACACAATCCCCTCATGTAGGCCAGTCTCACCTTTTAGGGCAGCATGGAGGCCTGAACTAATGATG containing:
- the ARHGEF4 gene encoding rho guanine nucleotide exchange factor 4 isoform X3 translates to MDDQELGFKAGDVIEVMDATNREWWWGRVADGEGWFPANFVRLRVNQDEPADDEALGPGHQGTGDGGGTEAQGSRDQMRTNVINEILSTERDYIKHLRDICEGYLRQCRKRADMFSEEQLRTIFGNIEDIYRCQKAFVKALEQKFNRERPHLSELGACFLEHQADFQIYSEYCNNHPNACVELSRLAKLSKYVYFFEACRLLQKMIDISLDGFLLTPVQKICKYPLQLAELLKYTHPQHRDFKDVEAALHAMKNVAQLINERKRRLENIDKIAQWQSSIEDWEGEDLLVRSSELIHSGELTRVTQPQAKSQQRMFFLFDHQLIYCKKDLLRRDVLYYKGRVDMDSLQVVDLEDGKDRELHVSVRNAFRLRCGPSGESHLLCAKKPEQKQRWLKAFAREREQVRLDQETGFSITQLQRKQAMLNASKQQAIGKPKALGRPYYLARQKHPALPTSLPQQQVLVLAEPKRKPSTFWHSISRLAPFRK